The genomic DNA CAGGGACAGTGCATTGCGGTTGTCCGAGGAGCCTGCGCCGGTCAACGATACGGTAAAGCTGTCGCCATTCTTGGGCGAGCCGGCTACATCCATCTCGAAGCTGAATGACTTCTGGACGCCACTGGCGTCATTGATCGGGTTGCCCGAGGCATCGATCATTGGCACATCGAGCTTCAGAGTATTGCTTTGCCCCGGAATGAAGGTGCCGGTGCCAATGCTGTTGCCCCTGGCATCGAAGGCTTCGTAGGTTTGCGGTGAGGTGGTTTCGTCACCGAACACCAGGCGCACCGGGGTGGAATACTTTATCCCGGTTTGCAGCTCCAGACGCTGGGCAGGGTCGGCGATGTCCAGCACCGAGGTCAGGACCGGCTGGGTGATGACCCCGGTACCGGAATTGCCGCTGCCGGACGTGGCGGTCAGCGGTGCGGCCAAGGCCAGCCGTTTGGCGTCGGTGAGCACCACGTCGATTTCTGCCGAGGCATTGCGGGTCGGGGTGATCTTGAAGCTGTCCCCCACTGCAGCGGTACCGCTCTTGAGATCGATGCTGAAACCGTCGATCACCGGTGCCGGGTCGTCGTTGGTGCTATAGGTGCCCATGTCCGTGCCGTCCGGCAGCTTCTTGACCTGGAACTTGTCCGCGGTCGGGCCAACGAACGTCACCTGATAGTCACTGGTGCTCAGCTTGCCGGTATCTCGAATGACCACATTCAGGGCGGCGTCGCCAGCATTGCCAATCTTGGCAGTACTGCGCGCAGACATGGCTTTGTCGCTGTTGATGTCGCCAAACAGAGCAGCGCCGAATTCACCGTTCTTGTCGATACCTTGGCCGAGCTGCGAGTTGATCTGCTGCGACACCACCAGCGCGATACGACCCAGCTCGTTCATGGCCGGCGCCAGGGTTTCACTGCGGTAGCGCAGCAGCCCACCCATTTCACCGCCGGTGATGCTGTTGGTGATATCCATGGTGGTGCTGCCACGATCGAGCTTGATCGCAAACTGCGTAGGGTCGGTGGCGCTTGGTTCAGCGCTCATCTTGTTGGTGGTCTTGCCCAGTACCAGCGACTGGCCGTTCTTCAGGTAGACGTCGATATTGCCGTCACGCTCAACGGTTTGCACGCCCACCAACTCATTGAGCTGCCGCACGGCCTCGTTGCGCTGATCGAGCAGGTCGTTGGGCTGGCCGTTGATCGCAGAAACCTTGGAAATCTGCTCGTTGTACTGCGCGATACTGGAGGTCAGCTCGTTGATCCGGGCGGTCATCGAGCTCAGGTTGCCATTGATGTTGGTGTTCTGCTCCTTGAACTGGGCAGACAGGCTGTTGAAACGATTGGCCAACGCATCGGCATTGCTTAACAACAGCTGGCGGGAAGCATCTTCGGTCGGCTTGTTGGCGGCGCTCTGCAAGGCGGAAAAGAAGTTGGTCAGCGCGCCAGTGATACCGGTGTTGCTGTCAGACAACAAGTTGTTGAGCGGCGTGACCTGATTCAGGTAGGCGGTGCTGTCACTGTTGAGCGAGGTGGCGGTCTGCAACTGTGCATCCAGGAAGGCGTTGTACACCCGGCGCACATCCGCCAGCGTCGTACCGGTGCCCATGAACAACTGGCCTTCCTGGAGCGAGCCTTTGGCACGCTGGATGTTCTGCTGACGGGAGTACCCGGCGACATCGGCGTTGGCGATGTTGTTGCCTGTGGTATGCAGACCCGACTGGGAGGCCGACAATCCCGACATGCCAATGTTGATCAAACTCGCCATGTTTCCATACCCTTAAAGTGGTGTTGTGGTACCGAGCGATGCATAGCTCTCGTACGACTTCATCTGTCTTGCGATCTGCGAGATCTTGCTGGCGTAATTCGGGTCGGTGGCGTACCCGGCCTTTTGCAACTCTTGCACGAACTGTTCTGGCTTATCGGCCGCCTTCACCGCTTCTTGATAGCGGGAATTGTTCTGCAGCAGGCTCACCAGGTCGTGGAAGCTGTCCTGATAGGAATCGTAGGAGCGGAACGCTGCGGTCTCCTTGACGAACTGGCCGTCACGGAACTCGCTGGTGATCGCCCGCGCCGAATCGCCTTCCCAATTGCCCGTGGCCTTGATGCCGAACAGGTTGTGGCTGCTGCTGCCATCGCTGTTGCGCATGACCGACTTGCCCCAGCCGGTTTCCAGGGCGGCCTGGGCCACCAGGTAACGCGGGTCGACACCGATACGCTTGGCGGCTTGTTCGGCCATCGGCAGCATGGTGGCGACGAATGCGTCGCTGTCGGCGAACGCTTTCTTCGGCGCCAAAGGAGGCTGCGCCACGGCACGGCCGGTGATGCGCAGGCCGCGTTCGGGCACGGCGAAGCTTTGCGCCACCTGCTGCCCATCGCGGGCCGGCACGGCGGCGGTATTGGTGGCTGCCGCCGGGTTGACCGCCGAGGGCACGATACCGGCCAGCAAGCGGTCGGTCAGCTTGCCCGGCAACGCCAGGCGCCGTGAATTGAGCGCGGCAACGTCGTTGCGGCTGGCAGCAGACTGCGCGGCATGTACCGGGTCGGCCACCTTGTTGCCCCACAGCGCCGGCGCACTGCCCTCGATACGCGGGAACGGGCTGGTGTTGACCGGCGCGCTCTTGTTCTTCGACAGCTGGCGCACCAGCACGTCCTGCAGGCCGATACCGCCGCCCTCGCGAGACATGCTCACAGCCAGCTGCTGGTCGTACATGTCGCGGTACTGCTTGACCGTCGCGCTGTTCATCGGGTTGTCATCGGCCAGTACATCACTGGCCTTGCGCGAGGCCTTGAGCATTTCGCTGATGAACAGCGACTCGAACTCCTGGGCCACCTTGCGCACGTTGGCGTCGCTGTCGCGATCACCGTGCTTGAGCGAGCTCAGGCGATTGAGGTCGGTGTAGGCGCCGCTGTCGGCCGCGCTGGAAACCAGACTTTTCGAGTTCATGCGTGGCGTCCTCAGATCACGATCAGGTCGGCCTGCAAGGCGCCGGCCTGTTTCAGGGCTTCGAGGATGGCCATCAGGTCGCTGGGCGCTGCGCCGACCTGGTTCACCGCACGGACGATTTCATCCAGCGTGGTGCCCGGGCCGAACTTGAACATCGGCTTTGCTTCCTGTTGCGCGTTGACCCGCGAGCGAGGCACCACAGCCGTCTCGCCATTGGAGAACGGCCCCGGCTGGCTGACGATCGGGTCTTCGGTGATGGTCACGGTGAGGCTGCCGTGGGTCACCGCCGCCGGCGAAACCTTGACGTTCTGGCCGATCACGATGGTGCCGGTACGCGAATTGATGATGACCTTGGCAACGGCCTGGCCCGGGTCGATCTCCAGGTTTTCAAGGATCGACAGGTAGTCCACACGCTGGGTCGGGTCCATCGGCGCACTGACGCGCACCGAACCGCCATCCACGGCCTGGGCGACGCCTGGGCCGAGCAGTTCGTTGACCTTGTCGACGATACGTTTGGCGGTAGTGAAGTCAGGCCGGTTGAGGTTCAGCGTCAGGGTATTGCCCTGGTTGAAACCGCTCGGTACTGCACGCTCCACCGAAGCGCCGCCAGGGATACGACCTGCCGACGGAACGTTGACGGTGATCTTCGAGCCATCGCGGCCTTCGGCATCGAAGCCGCCGACCACCAGGTTGCCCTGGGCGACCGCATAAACGTTGCCGTCGATACCCTTGAGCGGGGTCATCAGCAGGCTGCCGCCGCGCAGGCTCTTGGAGTTGCCGATCGAGGACACGGTAATGTCCACCACCTGGCCCGGCTTGGCGAATGGCGGCAGGTCGGCATGCACCGACACCGCAGCGACGTTTTTCAGCTGCACGTTGCCGGAGCCGGCGGGCACTTTGATGCCGAACTGCGACAGCATGTTGTTGAACGTCTGCAGGGTAAATGGCGTCTGGGTGGTCTGGTCACCCGTGCCGTTAAGCCCCACCACCAGGCCGTAACCGATCAACTGGTTGGAACGCACGCCCGAGATACTGGCGATGTCCTTCAGGCGCTCGGCATGGGCGCCGAACGCACAGGACAGAAGCAAGGTTGCGGCAATCAGTTGCCTGACGTTGAACATGTTCATCCGTACTCAGAAGGGCCAAAGCGGGCTGAGGAAGAAACGGTCCAGCCAACCAGGCTGGCTGGCGTCGGCGAAGGAACCGGTACCCGAATAGGTGATGCGCGCGTCGGCCACACGGGTGGACGGCACTGTGTTGTCGGTGGCGATGTCGTCGGCGCGAATCAGGCCGGCAATGCGCACCAGCTCTTCGCCGGTGTTCAGGGTCATCCACTTCTCGCCGCGCACCGCGATGATGCCGTTGGGCAGCACTTCAGCGACGGTGACGGTGATAGAACCCGTCAGCGTATTGCCTT from Pseudomonas putida includes the following:
- a CDS encoding flagellar basal body P-ring protein FlgI, giving the protein MFNVRQLIAATLLLSCAFGAHAERLKDIASISGVRSNQLIGYGLVVGLNGTGDQTTQTPFTLQTFNNMLSQFGIKVPAGSGNVQLKNVAAVSVHADLPPFAKPGQVVDITVSSIGNSKSLRGGSLLMTPLKGIDGNVYAVAQGNLVVGGFDAEGRDGSKITVNVPSAGRIPGGASVERAVPSGFNQGNTLTLNLNRPDFTTAKRIVDKVNELLGPGVAQAVDGGSVRVSAPMDPTQRVDYLSILENLEIDPGQAVAKVIINSRTGTIVIGQNVKVSPAAVTHGSLTVTITEDPIVSQPGPFSNGETAVVPRSRVNAQQEAKPMFKFGPGTTLDEIVRAVNQVGAAPSDLMAILEALKQAGALQADLIVI
- the flgK gene encoding flagellar hook-associated protein FlgK, whose product is MASLINIGMSGLSASQSGLHTTGNNIANADVAGYSRQQNIQRAKGSLQEGQLFMGTGTTLADVRRVYNAFLDAQLQTATSLNSDSTAYLNQVTPLNNLLSDSNTGITGALTNFFSALQSAANKPTEDASRQLLLSNADALANRFNSLSAQFKEQNTNINGNLSSMTARINELTSSIAQYNEQISKVSAINGQPNDLLDQRNEAVRQLNELVGVQTVERDGNIDVYLKNGQSLVLGKTTNKMSAEPSATDPTQFAIKLDRGSTTMDITNSITGGEMGGLLRYRSETLAPAMNELGRIALVVSQQINSQLGQGIDKNGEFGAALFGDINSDKAMSARSTAKIGNAGDAALNVVIRDTGKLSTSDYQVTFVGPTADKFQVKKLPDGTDMGTYSTNDDPAPVIDGFSIDLKSGTAAVGDSFKITPTRNASAEIDVVLTDAKRLALAAPLTATSGSGNSGTGVITQPVLTSVLDIADPAQRLELQTGIKYSTPVRLVFGDETTSPQTYEAFDARGNSIGTGTFIPGQSNTLKLDVPMIDASGNPINDASGVQKSFSFEMDVAGSPKNGDSFTVSLTGAGSSDNRNALSLQELQTKQTMDIGSTKGISITDAYGKLVESVGAQAKQGQMDTQATGVILTQAAGARDSLSGVQLDEEASNLIKYQQYYTASSQIIKTAQDIFNTLIAAL
- the flgJ gene encoding flagellar assembly peptidoglycan hydrolase FlgJ gives rise to the protein MNSKSLVSSAADSGAYTDLNRLSSLKHGDRDSDANVRKVAQEFESLFISEMLKASRKASDVLADDNPMNSATVKQYRDMYDQQLAVSMSREGGGIGLQDVLVRQLSKNKSAPVNTSPFPRIEGSAPALWGNKVADPVHAAQSAASRNDVAALNSRRLALPGKLTDRLLAGIVPSAVNPAAATNTAAVPARDGQQVAQSFAVPERGLRITGRAVAQPPLAPKKAFADSDAFVATMLPMAEQAAKRIGVDPRYLVAQAALETGWGKSVMRNSDGSSSHNLFGIKATGNWEGDSARAITSEFRDGQFVKETAAFRSYDSYQDSFHDLVSLLQNNSRYQEAVKAADKPEQFVQELQKAGYATDPNYASKISQIARQMKSYESYASLGTTTPL